A DNA window from Camarhynchus parvulus unplaced genomic scaffold, STF_HiC, whole genome shotgun sequence contains the following coding sequences:
- the LOC115916030 gene encoding repetin-like, with amino-acid sequence MTTRVTTGVNDHLSDHQSAQNDHQSDQHDHQSDQQGDPNDYQSDHLIVHQNDQQGDHLNDHLSDHLNDQQSAQNDYQGDHLNDHLSDHQGDHLNAQQDDHLNDQQDDQQGAQQDAQQNAHQGDHLNDHQNDHQNDQQDAQQDAHQGDHLNDQQSAQQDAQQDAQQSDHLNAQQSDHLNDQQSAQQSAQNDHQGDRLSDQQDDHLHAQQSDHQDAQQDDQQDAQQSAQQSDHLNDHQGDHLNAQQSAQQSAQQSDHQGGRLSDQQSDHLNAQQSAQDDHQGDRLSAQQSDHVNAQQSAQQSAQQSAQQSDHLNAQQSAQQSAHQGDRLSDQQSAHVNGQGARGSAPQWSYGACPDVDECALGLARCHPRARCHNSPGSFQCRCQRGFQGDGVTACEPTCLSDCGHGSCSGPPDFTCVCHLGWTSPQPNRLPNPRSAPLDSRLQLPELLRPGPVCPQCQKLLRRQGPPKCDQCQKLLIARAPKCATSARVSPKFTQIHPKSWVCPFQSSCGARARRVPTSARSSCERQGPGVCDQCQKSPALRQGPGVCDQCQTGRRAPQYQ; translated from the exons ATGACCACCAGGGTGACCACTGGGGTGAATGACCATCTGAGTGACCACCAGAGTGCCCAGAATGACCACCAGAGTGACCAGCATGACCACCAGAGTGACCAGCAGGGTGACCCCAATGACTACCAGAGTGACCACCTGATTGTCCACCAGAATGACCAGCAGGGTGACCATTTGAATGACCACCTGAGTGACCATTTGAATGACCAGCAGAGTGCCCAGAATGACTACCAGGGTGACCATTTGAATGACCACCTGAGTGACCACCAGGGTGACCATTTGAATGCCCAGCAGGATGACCATTTGAATGACCAGCAGGATGACCAGCAGGGTGCCCAGCAGGATGCCCAGCAGAATGCCCACCAGGGTGACCATTTGAATGACCACCAGAATGACCACCAGAATGACCAGCAGGATGCCCAGCAGGATGCCCACCAGGGTGACCATTTGAATGACCAGCAGAGTGCCCAGCAGGATGCCCAGCAGGATGCCCAGCAGAGTGACCATTTGAATGCCCAGCAGAGTGACCATTTGAATGACCAGCAGAGTGCCCAGCAGAGTGCCCAGAATGACCACCAGGGCGACCGTTTGAGTGACCAGCAGGATGACCATTTGCATGCCCAGCAGAGTGACCACCAGGATGCCCAGCAGGATGACCAGCAGGATGCCCAGCAGAGTGCCCAGCAGAGTGACCATTTGAATGACCACCAGGGTGACCATTTGAATGCCCAGCAGAGTGCCCAGCAGAGTGCCCAGCAGAGTGACCACCAGGGTGGCCGTTTGAGTGACCAGCAGAGTGACCATTTGAATGCCCAGCAGAGTGCCCAGGATGACCACCAGGGTGACCGTTTGAGTGCCCAGCAGAGTGACCATGTGAATGCCCAGCAGAGTGCCCAGCAGAGTGCCCAGCAGAGTGCCCAGCAGAGTGACCATTTGAATGCCCAGCAGAGTGCCCAGCAGAGTGCCCACCAGGGTGACCGTTTGAGTGACCAGCAGAGTGCCCATGTGAATGGTCAGGGTGCCCGCGGCAGCGCCCCCCAGTGGTCGTACGGCGCGTGCCCGGACGTGGACGAGTGCGCGCTGGGGCTGGCGCGGTGCCACCCGCGGGCGCGGTGCCACAACAGCCCCGGCAGCTTCCAGTGCCGCTGCCAGCGCGGCTTCCAGGGCGACGGCGTCACCGCCTGCGAGCCCAC GTGTTTGTCCGACTGCGGCCACGGCTCCTGCTCGGGGCCCCCCGACTTCACCTGCGTTTGTCACCTGGGCTGGACGAGCCCCCAGCCTAATCGGCTCCCAAATCCCCGCAGTGCTCCCCTGGACTCGCGGCTGCAACTTCCAGAGCTCCTGCGGCCAGGGCCCgtgtgcccccagtgccaga AGCTCCTGCGGCGCCAGGGCCCCCCAAAGTGCGACCAGTGCCAGA AGCTCCTGATCGCCAGGGCCCCCAAATGTGCGACCAGTGCCAGAGtgagccccaaattcacccaaattcaccccaaatcctgggtcTGTCCCTTCCAGAGCTCCTGCGGCGCCAGGGCCCGGCGTGTCCCGACCAGTGCCAGA AGCTCCTGCGAGCGCCAGGGCCCCGGCGTGTGCGACCAGTGCCAGA AGTCTCCTGCGTTGCGCCAGGGCCCCGGCGTGTGCGACCAGTGCCAA ACTGGACGGAGGGCCCCGCAGTACCAGTGA
- the LOC115916031 gene encoding multiple epidermal growth factor-like domains protein 8, with product MLGVIEGIWDPEGPIRDPQQCPPPCSSRSTCSSCLAPPSPCAWCPSARRCFLFAAYLARYPYGGCRGWSDSVHSAPQCRGCSQLGSCQECLSQHGCGWCGRRPNPALGSCFEGDFSGLHHFPNCSAALAQLSDHLSDHSDLSDHVSDHSDHVSDHGDPNDHWGDPNDHLSDPDDLQSDPNDHWGDPDDHLSDPDDLLSDPNDHQGAHQSAQNDHQSDQQG from the exons atgttGGGGGTGATTGAGG ggatttgggatcctgaGGGGCCCATCAGGGacccccagcagtgtccccccccctgcagcag CCGCAGCACGTGCTCCTCGTGCCTGGCGCCCCCCTCGCCGTGCGCCTGGTGCCCCTCGGCGCGGCGCTGCTTCCTGTTCGCAGCCTACCTGGCCAGGTACCCGTACGGGGGGTGCCGAGGCTGGAGCGACAG cgTTCACTCGGCCCCGCAGtgccggggctgctcccagctcgGCTCCTGCCAGGAGTGTCTGAGCCAGCACGGCTGCGGCTGGTGCGGGCGGCGGCCGAACCCCGCGCTCGGCAG ctgcttcGAGGGCGACTTCTCGGGGCTGCACCACTTCCCCAACTGCTCCGCGGCTCTGGCCCAGCTGAGTGACcacctgagtgaccacagtgacctGAGTGACCACgtgagtgaccacagtgaccacgTGAGTGACCAC GGTGACCCCAATGACCACTGGGGTGACCCAAATGACCACCTGAGTGACCCCGATGACCTCCAGAGTGACCCCAATGACCACTGGGGTGACCCAGATGACCACCTGAGTGACCCCGATGACCTCCTGAGTGACCCCAATGACCACCAGGGTGCCCACCAGAGTGCCCAGAATGACCATCAGAGTGACCAGCAGG GGTGA